A single region of the Micropterus dolomieu isolate WLL.071019.BEF.003 ecotype Adirondacks linkage group LG02, ASM2129224v1, whole genome shotgun sequence genome encodes:
- the rnf151 gene encoding RING finger protein 151: MADPEVSTQSGGYDVELFVDTPDYDLICTICQGVLRCPVRAACHHIFCKKCILQWLKRQETCPCCRKPVNPSLIFVMFKLSKSIGRMKIKCKNEIRGCAETFPLSEQYCHSMSCLYELIPCPYQGCRAQLLRRDLEVHARHCEHWRQPCHMGCGTILSHRTQPQHNCYKQLRQEYEARQRNHRAIATALQRKMRRMQSTMAHMKRQIGLICESLEVMDDLHEVEEEDLGESSGSSAGTPSSNNSNC, encoded by the exons ATG GCGGACCCAGAGGTGTCAACACAGAGTGGGGGCTATGACGTGGAGCTTTTTGTGGACACTCCAGACTACGATTTGATCTGCACCATATGCCAGGGGGTCCTCAGGTGTCCAGTAAGGGCCGCATGCCACCACATCTTCTGTAAGAAATGCATCTTACAGTGGCTGAAGAG GCAGGAGACTTGCCCCTGCTGCCGGAAGCCTGTTAACCCGAGCTTGATCTTTGTCATGTTCAAGCTGAGCAAATCTATTGGACGCATGAAGATCAAG TGTAAGAATGAGATCCGTGGTTGTGCAGAGACCTTCCCCCTCTCAGAGCAGTACTGCCACAGCATGAGTTGTCTGTATGAGCTCATCCCCTGTCCGTACCAAGGCTGCCGGGCGCAGCTCCTCCGCAGGGACCTGGAAGTCCACGCACGCCACTGCGAACACTGGCGTCAGCCCTGCCACATGGGCTGCGGGACAATACTCTCCCACCGCACCCAGCCTCAACACAACTGCTATAAACAGCTGAGGCAGGAGTATGAAGCCAGACAGAGGAACCACAGGGCCATTGCCACCGCCCTgcagaggaagatgaggaggatgCAGAGCACCATGGCCCACATGAAGAGGCAGATAGGGCTGATCTGCGAGAGCCTGGAGGTGATGGACGATCTGCACGAGGTAGAAGAGGAGGACCTAGGGGAGAGCAGTGGCAGCTCCGCTGGGACTCCAAgtagcaacaacagcaactgcTGA
- the rps2 gene encoding 40S ribosomal protein S2 — translation MADDAGGRGGFRGGFGDRGRGRGRGRGRGRGRGRGARGGKSEDKEWVPVTKLGRLVKDMKIKSLEEIYLYSLPIKESEIIDFFLGSGLKDEVLKIMPVQKQTRAGQRTRFKAFVAIGDYNGHVGLGVKCSKEVATAIRGAIILAKLSIVPVRRGYWGNKIGKPHTVPCKVTGRCGSVLVRLIPAPRGTGIVSAPVPKKLLMMAGIDDCYTSARGCTATLGNFAKATFDAISKTYSYLTPDLWKETVFTKSPYQEFTDHLAKTHTRVSVQRGASVQPPAS, via the exons ATGGCGGACGACGCCGGTGGTAGAGGAGGTTTTCGCGGAGGTTTCGGCGATCGTGGCCGCGGTCGGGGCCGTGGACGCGGCAGAGGCCGTGGCAGGGGCCGCGGTGCCAGGGGCGGCAAGTCCGAGGACAAGGAA TGGGTTCCAGTCACCAAGCTGGGCCGCCTGGTTAAGGACATGAAGATCAAGTCCCTGGAGGAGATCTACCTGTACTCTCTGCCCATCAAG gaGTCTGAGATCATCGACTTCTTCCTGGGTTCTGGTCTGAAGGATGAGGTGCTCAAGATCATGCCTGTCCAGAAGCAGACCAGGGCTGGTCAGCGCACCAGGTTCAAG GCCTTTGTTGCCATTGGTGACTACAATGGCCATGTTGGTCTGGGAGTGAAATGCTCCAAAGAGGTGGCCACAGCCATCCGTGGGGCCATCATCCTGGCCAAGCTGTCCATTGTCCCCGTCAGGAGAGGTTATTGGGGTAACAAGATCGGCAAGCCCCACACCGTGCCCTGCAAGGTGACCGGTCGCTGCGGCTCGGTCCTGGTGCGTCTCATCCCTGCACCCCGTGGTACTGGCATCGTGTCTGCCCCTGTGCCCAAGAAGCTGCTCATGATGGCCGGTATCGACGACTGCTACACCTCTGCCAGGGGCTGCACCGCCACCCTCGGCAACTTTG CCAAGGCCACCTTTGACGCCATCTCCAAGACTTACAGCTACCTGACCCCTGACCTGTGGAAGGAGACTGTCTTCACAAAGTCTCCCTACCAG GAGTTCACTGACCATCTGGCCAAGACTCACACCAGGGTGTCCGTGCAGAGGGGAGCGTCTGTCCAGCCGCCTGCCTCCTAA
- the ndufb10 gene encoding NADH dehydrogenase [ubiquinone] 1 beta subcomplex subunit 10 produces the protein MPSDFDKGAYPEPPRQTPVVDKQTALPNPALILSKLFYYSVDLPVTTFRDAVDSIRSKNKSVYYHQKFRRVPDLTECQEGDYVCYYEAEMQWRRDYKVDQEIVKVVQERMRACQQREGASYHQNCAKEIQQFNEVTKNFQLRYGDLGAYASGRKCLMKQRERMMAAESQSA, from the exons ATGCCTTCAGACTTTGATAAAGGAGCGTACCCGGAGCCTCCTCGGCAGACTCCGGTTGtggacaaacagacagcactGCCAAACCCAGCCCTGATTCTATCTAAACTCTTCTATTACTCCGTGGACCTGCCTGTCACCACATTTAGAG ATGCTGTCGACAGCATTCGGAGTAAAAACAAGTCCGTCTACTACCACCAGAAGTTCCGCCGTGTTCCTGACCTGACTGAGTGCCAGGAGGGAGATTATGTCTGCTACTATGAGGCTGAGATGCAGTGGAGGAGAGACTA CAAAGTGGACCAGGAGATTGTGAAGGTAGTCCAGGAGCGTATGAGGGCCTGCCAGCAGAGAGAAGGAGCCAGCTACCACCAGAACTGTGCCAAGGAAATCCAGCAGTTCAACGAGGTGACCAAGAACTTCCAGTTACGCT ATGGAGACCTGGGAGCGTACGCCAGTGGGAGGAAATGTCTAATGAAGCAAAGAGAACGGATGATGGCTGCTGAGTCCCAGAGTGCTTAA
- the LOC123956359 gene encoding 60S ribosomal protein L3-like isoform X1 yields MNCHNVNSSIWGPLQSVSPGHFAHIVQLLSKPSHRKFHAPRHGHLGFLPHKRSKKHRGRVRTWPKDDPSQPVHLTAFLGYKAGMTHTLREVHRTGLKQAKREEIEAVTIIETPPVIVVGVVGYIHTIRGLRSLKTIFAEHLSDECKRRFYKNWFKSKKKAFTKHSKKWQDETGKRQLDKDFAHMKKYCSVIRVIVHSQMRLLPIHQKKAHIMEVQLNGGSISDKVDWAKERLEQAVPISAVFYQDEMIDVIGVTKGHGFKGVTSRWHTKKLPRKTHKGLRKVACIGAWHPARVSYTIARAGQKGYNHRTEINKKIYRIGRGVHIQDGKVIRNNASTSYDTTQKTITPLGGFPHYGEVKNDFVMVKGCVVGAKKRVLTLRKSLIVHTSRKSKETIELKYIDTTSKFGHGRFQTAQEKRAFMGPLKKDARKTLPEPLNEEA; encoded by the exons ATGAATTGCCACAATGTGAACTCGAGCATTTGGGGGCCCTTACAGTCTGTGAGCCCAGGGCATTTTGCACACATTGTACAGTTGTTATCAAAGCCT TCTCATCGCAAATTCCACGCACCCCGCCATGGACACTTGGGGTTCCTGCCCCACAAGCGAAGCAAGAAGCATAGAGGCAGGGTGCGTACGTGGCCCAAAGATGACCCCAGCCAACCAGTGCACCTCACTGCCTTCCTGGGATACAAGGCGGGCATGACCCACACGTTGAGGGAGGTGCACCGCACTGGCCTCA AGCAAGCAAAGAGAGAGGAAATAGAGGCAGTTACCATCATTGAAACTCCTCCGGTCATTGTGGTGGGGGTTGTGGGATATATTCACACCATCCGTGGCTTGCGTTCCCTCAAAACTATCTTTGCTGAGCATCTAAGCGACGAGTGCAAGCGCAGATTTTATAAAAACTG gttcaaGAGCAAGAAGAAGGCCTTCACCAAGCACAGTAAGAAGTGGCAGGATGAGACTGGAAAGAGACAGCTGGACAAGGATTTTGCTCATATGAAGAAATACTGTTCAGTGATCAGGGTTATTGTTCATTCTCAG ATGCGACTGCTGCCCATACACCAGAAAAAGGCCCACATCATGGAGGTGCAGCTCAATGGGGGAAGCATCTCGGACAAGGTGGACTGGGCAAAGGAGCGTCTGGAGCAGGCCGTGCCCATCTCTGCCGTCTTCTACCAAGACGAGATGATTGATGTCATTGGAGTCACAAAGGGTCACGGCTTTAAAG GTGTGACAAGTCGCTGGCACACAAAGAAGCTTCCCAGGAAGACTCACAAAGGCCTGAGGAAGGTGGCCTGCATTGGAGCCTGGCATCCGGCACGTGTGTCATACACTATAGCTCGTGCTGGTCAGAAGGGCTATAACCACCGTACTGAGATCAACAAGAAG ATCTACCGTATCGGTAGGGGTGTGCACATACAGGATGGAAAGGTGATCCGGAACAATGCCTCCACTAGCTATGACACCACCCAGAAGACCATCACGCCCCTG GGAGGCTTCCCTCACTATGGTGAAGTGAAGAATGACTTTGTCATGGTGAAGGGCTGTGTGGTCGGGGCTAAGAAACGTGTTCTCACCCTCAGAAAG TCTTTGATCGTGCACACATCTCGCAAGTCCAAGGAAACCATCGAGTTGAAGTACATTGACACCACTTCCAAATTTGGCCATGGCCGCTTCCAGACTGCCCAAGAGAAGAGGGCATTCATG GGGCCACTGAAGAAGGATGCCAGGAAGACACTGCCTGAGCCTCTAAATGAGGAGGCCTGA
- the LOC123956359 gene encoding 60S ribosomal protein L3-like isoform X3 gives MSHRKFHAPRHGHLGFLPHKRSKKHRGRVRTWPKDDPSQPVHLTAFLGYKAGMTHTLREVHRTGLKQAKREEIEAVTIIETPPVIVVGVVGYIHTIRGLRSLKTIFAEHLSDECKRRFYKNWFKSKKKAFTKHSKKWQDETGKRQLDKDFAHMKKYCSVIRVIVHSQMRLLPIHQKKAHIMEVQLNGGSISDKVDWAKERLEQAVPISAVFYQDEMIDVIGVTKGHGFKGVTSRWHTKKLPRKTHKGLRKVACIGAWHPARVSYTIARAGQKGYNHRTEINKKIYRIGRGVHIQDGKVIRNNASTSYDTTQKTITPLGGFPHYGEVKNDFVMVKGCVVGAKKRVLTLRKSLIVHTSRKSKETIELKYIDTTSKFGHGRFQTAQEKRAFMGPLKKDARKTLPEPLNEEA, from the exons ATG TCTCATCGCAAATTCCACGCACCCCGCCATGGACACTTGGGGTTCCTGCCCCACAAGCGAAGCAAGAAGCATAGAGGCAGGGTGCGTACGTGGCCCAAAGATGACCCCAGCCAACCAGTGCACCTCACTGCCTTCCTGGGATACAAGGCGGGCATGACCCACACGTTGAGGGAGGTGCACCGCACTGGCCTCA AGCAAGCAAAGAGAGAGGAAATAGAGGCAGTTACCATCATTGAAACTCCTCCGGTCATTGTGGTGGGGGTTGTGGGATATATTCACACCATCCGTGGCTTGCGTTCCCTCAAAACTATCTTTGCTGAGCATCTAAGCGACGAGTGCAAGCGCAGATTTTATAAAAACTG gttcaaGAGCAAGAAGAAGGCCTTCACCAAGCACAGTAAGAAGTGGCAGGATGAGACTGGAAAGAGACAGCTGGACAAGGATTTTGCTCATATGAAGAAATACTGTTCAGTGATCAGGGTTATTGTTCATTCTCAG ATGCGACTGCTGCCCATACACCAGAAAAAGGCCCACATCATGGAGGTGCAGCTCAATGGGGGAAGCATCTCGGACAAGGTGGACTGGGCAAAGGAGCGTCTGGAGCAGGCCGTGCCCATCTCTGCCGTCTTCTACCAAGACGAGATGATTGATGTCATTGGAGTCACAAAGGGTCACGGCTTTAAAG GTGTGACAAGTCGCTGGCACACAAAGAAGCTTCCCAGGAAGACTCACAAAGGCCTGAGGAAGGTGGCCTGCATTGGAGCCTGGCATCCGGCACGTGTGTCATACACTATAGCTCGTGCTGGTCAGAAGGGCTATAACCACCGTACTGAGATCAACAAGAAG ATCTACCGTATCGGTAGGGGTGTGCACATACAGGATGGAAAGGTGATCCGGAACAATGCCTCCACTAGCTATGACACCACCCAGAAGACCATCACGCCCCTG GGAGGCTTCCCTCACTATGGTGAAGTGAAGAATGACTTTGTCATGGTGAAGGGCTGTGTGGTCGGGGCTAAGAAACGTGTTCTCACCCTCAGAAAG TCTTTGATCGTGCACACATCTCGCAAGTCCAAGGAAACCATCGAGTTGAAGTACATTGACACCACTTCCAAATTTGGCCATGGCCGCTTCCAGACTGCCCAAGAGAAGAGGGCATTCATG GGGCCACTGAAGAAGGATGCCAGGAAGACACTGCCTGAGCCTCTAAATGAGGAGGCCTGA
- the LOC123956359 gene encoding 60S ribosomal protein L3-like isoform X2, whose protein sequence is MAAFEETTWNTDMSHRKFHAPRHGHLGFLPHKRSKKHRGRVRTWPKDDPSQPVHLTAFLGYKAGMTHTLREVHRTGLKQAKREEIEAVTIIETPPVIVVGVVGYIHTIRGLRSLKTIFAEHLSDECKRRFYKNWFKSKKKAFTKHSKKWQDETGKRQLDKDFAHMKKYCSVIRVIVHSQMRLLPIHQKKAHIMEVQLNGGSISDKVDWAKERLEQAVPISAVFYQDEMIDVIGVTKGHGFKGVTSRWHTKKLPRKTHKGLRKVACIGAWHPARVSYTIARAGQKGYNHRTEINKKIYRIGRGVHIQDGKVIRNNASTSYDTTQKTITPLGGFPHYGEVKNDFVMVKGCVVGAKKRVLTLRKSLIVHTSRKSKETIELKYIDTTSKFGHGRFQTAQEKRAFMGPLKKDARKTLPEPLNEEA, encoded by the exons ATGGCTGCCTTTGAGGAGACCACGTGGAATACTGACATG TCTCATCGCAAATTCCACGCACCCCGCCATGGACACTTGGGGTTCCTGCCCCACAAGCGAAGCAAGAAGCATAGAGGCAGGGTGCGTACGTGGCCCAAAGATGACCCCAGCCAACCAGTGCACCTCACTGCCTTCCTGGGATACAAGGCGGGCATGACCCACACGTTGAGGGAGGTGCACCGCACTGGCCTCA AGCAAGCAAAGAGAGAGGAAATAGAGGCAGTTACCATCATTGAAACTCCTCCGGTCATTGTGGTGGGGGTTGTGGGATATATTCACACCATCCGTGGCTTGCGTTCCCTCAAAACTATCTTTGCTGAGCATCTAAGCGACGAGTGCAAGCGCAGATTTTATAAAAACTG gttcaaGAGCAAGAAGAAGGCCTTCACCAAGCACAGTAAGAAGTGGCAGGATGAGACTGGAAAGAGACAGCTGGACAAGGATTTTGCTCATATGAAGAAATACTGTTCAGTGATCAGGGTTATTGTTCATTCTCAG ATGCGACTGCTGCCCATACACCAGAAAAAGGCCCACATCATGGAGGTGCAGCTCAATGGGGGAAGCATCTCGGACAAGGTGGACTGGGCAAAGGAGCGTCTGGAGCAGGCCGTGCCCATCTCTGCCGTCTTCTACCAAGACGAGATGATTGATGTCATTGGAGTCACAAAGGGTCACGGCTTTAAAG GTGTGACAAGTCGCTGGCACACAAAGAAGCTTCCCAGGAAGACTCACAAAGGCCTGAGGAAGGTGGCCTGCATTGGAGCCTGGCATCCGGCACGTGTGTCATACACTATAGCTCGTGCTGGTCAGAAGGGCTATAACCACCGTACTGAGATCAACAAGAAG ATCTACCGTATCGGTAGGGGTGTGCACATACAGGATGGAAAGGTGATCCGGAACAATGCCTCCACTAGCTATGACACCACCCAGAAGACCATCACGCCCCTG GGAGGCTTCCCTCACTATGGTGAAGTGAAGAATGACTTTGTCATGGTGAAGGGCTGTGTGGTCGGGGCTAAGAAACGTGTTCTCACCCTCAGAAAG TCTTTGATCGTGCACACATCTCGCAAGTCCAAGGAAACCATCGAGTTGAAGTACATTGACACCACTTCCAAATTTGGCCATGGCCGCTTCCAGACTGCCCAAGAGAAGAGGGCATTCATG GGGCCACTGAAGAAGGATGCCAGGAAGACACTGCCTGAGCCTCTAAATGAGGAGGCCTGA
- the LOC123956359 gene encoding 60S ribosomal protein L3-like isoform X4: protein MTHTLREVHRTGLKQAKREEIEAVTIIETPPVIVVGVVGYIHTIRGLRSLKTIFAEHLSDECKRRFYKNWFKSKKKAFTKHSKKWQDETGKRQLDKDFAHMKKYCSVIRVIVHSQMRLLPIHQKKAHIMEVQLNGGSISDKVDWAKERLEQAVPISAVFYQDEMIDVIGVTKGHGFKGVTSRWHTKKLPRKTHKGLRKVACIGAWHPARVSYTIARAGQKGYNHRTEINKKIYRIGRGVHIQDGKVIRNNASTSYDTTQKTITPLGGFPHYGEVKNDFVMVKGCVVGAKKRVLTLRKSLIVHTSRKSKETIELKYIDTTSKFGHGRFQTAQEKRAFMGPLKKDARKTLPEPLNEEA from the exons ATGACCCACACGTTGAGGGAGGTGCACCGCACTGGCCTCA AGCAAGCAAAGAGAGAGGAAATAGAGGCAGTTACCATCATTGAAACTCCTCCGGTCATTGTGGTGGGGGTTGTGGGATATATTCACACCATCCGTGGCTTGCGTTCCCTCAAAACTATCTTTGCTGAGCATCTAAGCGACGAGTGCAAGCGCAGATTTTATAAAAACTG gttcaaGAGCAAGAAGAAGGCCTTCACCAAGCACAGTAAGAAGTGGCAGGATGAGACTGGAAAGAGACAGCTGGACAAGGATTTTGCTCATATGAAGAAATACTGTTCAGTGATCAGGGTTATTGTTCATTCTCAG ATGCGACTGCTGCCCATACACCAGAAAAAGGCCCACATCATGGAGGTGCAGCTCAATGGGGGAAGCATCTCGGACAAGGTGGACTGGGCAAAGGAGCGTCTGGAGCAGGCCGTGCCCATCTCTGCCGTCTTCTACCAAGACGAGATGATTGATGTCATTGGAGTCACAAAGGGTCACGGCTTTAAAG GTGTGACAAGTCGCTGGCACACAAAGAAGCTTCCCAGGAAGACTCACAAAGGCCTGAGGAAGGTGGCCTGCATTGGAGCCTGGCATCCGGCACGTGTGTCATACACTATAGCTCGTGCTGGTCAGAAGGGCTATAACCACCGTACTGAGATCAACAAGAAG ATCTACCGTATCGGTAGGGGTGTGCACATACAGGATGGAAAGGTGATCCGGAACAATGCCTCCACTAGCTATGACACCACCCAGAAGACCATCACGCCCCTG GGAGGCTTCCCTCACTATGGTGAAGTGAAGAATGACTTTGTCATGGTGAAGGGCTGTGTGGTCGGGGCTAAGAAACGTGTTCTCACCCTCAGAAAG TCTTTGATCGTGCACACATCTCGCAAGTCCAAGGAAACCATCGAGTTGAAGTACATTGACACCACTTCCAAATTTGGCCATGGCCGCTTCCAGACTGCCCAAGAGAAGAGGGCATTCATG GGGCCACTGAAGAAGGATGCCAGGAAGACACTGCCTGAGCCTCTAAATGAGGAGGCCTGA